One genomic region from Bactrocera tryoni isolate S06 chromosome 3, CSIRO_BtryS06_freeze2, whole genome shotgun sequence encodes:
- the LOC120771732 gene encoding protein HID1, which yields MGNSDSKLNFRKAIVQLTQKNQKIDDTDNQFWDQFWYGHQTTLEDVFALVTSAEIRNIRNDNPANLATLCYKAVEKLALAVDNSCRTHVEQQCVLNCVRLLIRILPYIFEDEKWREFFWSSLPTRNTPTSADAIEVLRENSPRLTSTQPVPLAQSLINALCDLLFCPDFTVTATRRAGPDKAEELANIDSCEYIWEAGVGFAHSPPKNANMEKRRTEILKLLLTCFSETIYSLTDEPNRWIAYFTSADNRHALPLFTSLLNTVCAYDPVGLGVPYNHLLFQDTTEPLVEACLQILIVTLDHDMIIHQQQQLELRRQMQGLTTNTTTPPAANSYDDGFGDNLFINYLSRVHRDEDFHFILKGITRLLNNPLLQNYLPNSTKRLHCHQELLILFWKVCDFNKKFLYFVLKSSDVLDILIPILYHLNYSRADQSRVGLMHIGVFILLLLSGERNFGVRLNKPYTATVPMDIPVFTGTHADLLITVFHKIIATGHQRLQPLFDCLLTILVNVSPYLKTLSMVASVKLLHLLEAFSTPWFLLSAPNNHHLVFFLLEIFNNIIQYQFDGNSNLVYTIIRKRHVFHAMANLPSDMAGIAKCLSGRKVGKFSIPPVPHSNASAHLATLSGGRQLDVDVDDEECESETESHDKQSDAQGEGNILAALPAEPGTLKTSLLETPAINQMTEREAAHPSNEDSQTPTVDGTSDITQFEQTGNRTPTSLNRNDIARRSNTSLNSTESNSIPKEHQTRLSVATRGSIRMVPNATGDHWTPTPEWIVSWRSKLPLQTIMRLLQVLVPQVEKICIDKGLTDESEILKFLQHGTLVGLLPVPHPILIRKYQANAGTTAWFRTYIWGVIYLRNVGPSIWYDTDVKLFEIQRV from the exons ATGGGAAATTCTGACTCAAAATTAAACTTCCGCAAAGCTATCGTACAGCTCACGCAGAAAAACCAGAAAATTGATGACACTGACAATCAATTTTGGGACCAGTTTTGGTATGGACATCAAACAACGTTAGAAGACGTTTTTGCCTTGGTCACATCAGCAGAAATACGAAATATACGTAATGATAATCCGGCCAACTTGGCGACGTTGTGTTACAAGGCCGTTGAGAAGTTGGCCCTGGCAGTAGATAACAGTTGTCGTACGCATGTAGAACAGCAGTGTGTGTTAAATTGTGTGCGTCTATTAATACGAATTCTACCGTATATTTTTGAAGATGAAAAATGGCGTGAGTTTTTCTGGAGTAGTCTGCCTACGCGAAATACGCCCACATCTGCCGATGCAATTGAAGTATTACGTGAAAATTCGCCACGCCTTACTAGCACACAACCTGTGCCATTGGCACAATCTTTAATCAACGCTTTATGTGATTTGTTATTTTGTCCTGATTTCACTGTGACCGCTACACGTCGTGCAGGACCCGATAAGGCGGAGGAGTTGGCTAATATCGATAGTTGTGAATACATTTGGGAAGCTGGTGTGGGTTTTGCGCATTCACCACCGAAAAATGCCAACATGGAAAAACGGCGCacggaaattttaaaacttttactcACCTGTTTTTCGGAAACCATCTACAGTTTAACGGATGAACCTAACAGGTGGATCGCTTATTTTACCTCAGCCGATAATCGACATGCGCTACCACTCTTCACCTCACTGCTGAATACTGTGTGTGCTTACGATCCGGTCGGCTTGGGCGTACCCTATAATCATTTGCTATTTCAAGATACCACTGAACCGCTTGTGGAAGCTTGTCTGCAAATACTTATTGTAACATTGGATCACGACATGATAatacaccaacagcaacaattagAGTTGCGACGCCAAATGCAAGGtctaacaacaaacacaactacACCGCCTGCAGCTAACTCTTACGATGACGGTTTCGGggataatttgtttattaattatttatcgCGTGTACATCGCGATGAGGATTTCCATTTCATACTGAAAGGCATAACGCGTTTGCTTAACAACCCACTACTACAAAATTACCTACCAAACTCAACAAAACGCCTTCATTGTCATCAAGAGTTGCTTATACTATTCTGGAAAGTATGCGACTTTAACAAGAAATTCCTCTACTTTGTTTTAAAGAGCTCCGATGTTTTGGATATACTTATACCAATATTGTATCATTTGAACTATTCACGCGCAGATCAATCCCGCGTGGGCCTTATGCATATTGGTGTTTTTATACTATTACTACTCTCAG GTGAACGTAATTTTGGTGTACGCCTTAATAAACCTTACACCGCTACCGTACCCATGGATATACCAGTATTCACTGGCACCCACGCTGATCTTCTCATAACGGTTTTCCATAAGATTATTGCCACTGGTCATCAGCGTTTGCAACCGCTATTTGACTGTCTGCTCACCATACTGGTGAATGTATCGCCATATCTAAAGACTTTGTCTATGGTCGCTAGCGttaaattgttgcatttgttagaGGCTTTTAGCACGCCATGGTTTCTGCTGTCGGCGCCCAATAACCACCACTTAGTTTTCTTCTTATTGGAAATCTTCAATAATATAATCCAATATCAATTTGATGGTAATTCCAATTTAGTTTACACAATCATACGTAAACGACACGTATTTCATGCCATGGCAAATTTACCATCGGATATGGCTGGTATCGCGAAATGCTTAAGTGGACGTAAGGTCGGTAAGTTCAGCATACCGCCTGTGCCACACTCAAATGCATCAGCGCATCTCGCCACATTGAGTGGTGGTCGTCAATTAGATGTCGATGTCGATGACGAGGAATGTGAATCCGAGACTGAGTCTCACGATAAACAAAGCGATGCACAAGGCGAAGGAAATATATTGGCAGCATTACCCGCTGAACCGGGTACTTTAAAGACGTCTTTGCTGGAAACGCCTGCCATTAATCAAATGACAGAACGCGAGGCTGCTCATCCAAGCAACGAAGACTCACAAACGCCCACCGTCGATGGCACCTCGGACATTACACAGTTCGAGCAAACAGGCAATCGCACGCCAACTAGTCTAAATCGTAATGATATTGCGCGTCGCAGCAATACATCGCTCAATTCAACCGAAAGCAATTCCATACCGAAGGAGCATCAAACACGTCTCTCGGTGGCCACGCGCGGCAGCATACGTATGGTTCCGAATGCAACTGGTGATCACTGGACACCTACACCAGAATGGATTGTATCATGGCGTTCAAAATTACCTCTGCAAACTATTATGCGTTTGCTACAGGTGCTCGTACCACAGGTGGAGAAAATATGCATCGACAAGGGCTTAACTGATGAAtcggaaatattaaaatttttacaacacGGTACACTTGTAGGTTTGCTACCGGTACCGCACCCAATACTGATTAGAAAATATCAGGCGAATGCTGGCACAACCGCCTGGTTTCGTACGTACATTTGGGGTGTCATATATTTGCGCAATGTAGGACCgtctatatggtatgacacggATGTGAAACTTTTCGAAATTCAGCGGgtataa
- the LOC120770225 gene encoding uncharacterized protein LOC120770225: protein MNLLLQRSTRTLLYSLVQQNVQLAAFVRTKKTSAPSPASSAGVAQQHITNPLSKITLVQPNQSMTVTTFKEAQKLAKRRELHLVKQQDFDTKTQRAVYKLVTAAEMLSEDVDESAVDKKNSTEKKSEKSLTLGSRITEHDLASRLKHISKWLSKNHEVCVLIQGSPDDIGKCERILKTIEQSVKEPENIGRIVQKRIKGSHIKFNILPVPKPTGETVTQS, encoded by the exons atgaaTCTGCTGCTACAGAGATCAACAAGAACCTTACTCTATTCTTTGGTTCAACAAAATGTGCAATTAGCAGCTTTTGTGCGTACTAAAAAGACAAGTGCACCGTCACCCGCCAGTAGTGCAGGAGTTGCGCAGCAACATATCACGAATCCTTTGTCCAAAATAACACTTGTGCAACCCAATCAAAGTATGACAGTGACAACGTTTAAGGAGGCACAAAAATTAGCCAAACGTCGTGAGTTGCATTTGGTTAAACAACAGGATTTCGATACAAAGACGCAACGTGCTGTTTACaa GTTGGTTACCGCTGCCGAAATGCTTTCTGAGGATGTGGATGAGAGCGCAGTAGATAAAAAGAACAG CAccgaaaaaaaatctgaaaaatctcTGACACTTGGTTCGCGCATAACCGAACATGATTTGGCGTCACGTTTGAAACACATATCCAAATGGTTGTCGAAAAATCACGAAGTCTGCGTACTCATACAAGGCAGCCCCGATGATATTGGTAAATGCGAGCGTATATTGAAAACTATTGAACAAAGCGTTAAGGAACCGGAAAATATTGGACGAATTGTACAGAAACGCATCAAgggttcacatattaaatttaatattttaccaGTACCTAAGCCAACAGGCGAAACAGTGACGCAATCATGA